In a genomic window of Chryseobacterium sp. G0162:
- a CDS encoding APC family permease, with product MHKKLKLWDAIMLVMGSMIGSGIFIVSADMMRNLGSGYWLIVVWIITGIMTVAAAISYGELSALYPKAGGQYTYLKEIFGKRMGFLYGWGLFTVIQTGTIAAVAMAFGKFTAYLIPSLNDAAPIFQSGEFKITWIQILAIAVILLLTYINTRGVESGKFLQNIFTGSKILALLGLIAAGFILVDFSHLSENFNLGMDSFNNLKKDLSGNFLKEGWEPIGGMTLMGGIAAAMVGSVFSSVAWESVTFVSGEIENPKKNVVKSMIYGTSAVMLLYIAVNFVYLNALDRDSIAFATNDRVAVAASQNIFGSAGTIIIAVLVMISTFGCDNGLILAGARVLQTMAKDGMFFKSAEKNNKNDVPENALWMQGIWASLLCLSGQYGNLLDMISFVIVLFYMITVFGVIYLRVKQPALERPYKTWLYPVTPIVYLIIGTVFCILLLIYKQQYTWPGFLLVLLGLPVYYFINRKKIDQ from the coding sequence ATGCATAAAAAACTGAAACTATGGGATGCCATCATGCTTGTAATGGGATCTATGATCGGAAGCGGGATCTTTATTGTAAGCGCTGACATGATGCGTAATTTAGGCTCCGGTTATTGGTTAATTGTTGTCTGGATTATAACAGGAATCATGACGGTAGCTGCAGCGATAAGTTATGGTGAACTTTCTGCTCTGTATCCAAAGGCTGGCGGACAATATACTTATCTGAAAGAGATCTTCGGTAAAAGAATGGGATTTCTTTATGGTTGGGGGCTGTTCACTGTGATACAAACCGGAACAATTGCTGCCGTGGCAATGGCTTTCGGGAAGTTTACAGCATACCTGATTCCCTCACTGAATGATGCTGCCCCTATTTTCCAAAGTGGGGAATTCAAGATTACATGGATACAAATCTTAGCCATTGCAGTTATTCTTTTGCTTACTTACATCAATACAAGAGGGGTTGAAAGTGGAAAATTTTTGCAGAATATATTTACAGGATCTAAAATTTTAGCTTTATTAGGACTGATTGCTGCAGGATTTATCCTGGTTGATTTTTCTCATTTATCTGAAAACTTTAATCTGGGAATGGATTCTTTTAATAATCTTAAAAAAGATCTGAGCGGTAATTTCCTGAAAGAAGGCTGGGAACCTATTGGCGGAATGACATTAATGGGAGGTATTGCTGCAGCAATGGTAGGTTCAGTTTTCAGTTCTGTAGCTTGGGAAAGCGTAACATTTGTTTCTGGAGAAATTGAAAATCCAAAGAAAAATGTTGTAAAATCAATGATCTACGGAACTTCTGCCGTGATGCTTTTATATATAGCCGTTAATTTTGTGTATTTAAATGCTTTGGACAGAGACAGTATTGCCTTTGCAACCAATGATAGAGTGGCTGTAGCGGCATCACAGAATATTTTTGGAAGTGCAGGAACTATAATCATTGCGGTATTGGTGATGATTTCCACTTTCGGATGTGATAATGGTCTGATCTTAGCCGGAGCAAGGGTATTGCAAACCATGGCAAAAGACGGTATGTTCTTTAAATCTGCAGAAAAAAACAATAAAAATGATGTACCTGAAAATGCATTATGGATGCAGGGAATCTGGGCTTCTTTACTATGTCTGAGCGGACAGTACGGAAACCTGTTGGATATGATTTCGTTTGTAATTGTCTTGTTCTATATGATTACGGTTTTCGGAGTCATTTATTTAAGAGTTAAGCAACCTGCATTGGAAAGACCTTATAAAACATGGCTATATCCGGTTACTCCAATCGTATACCTTATTATAGGAACTGTTTTCTGCATCCTATTATTAATATATAAGCAGCAATATACATGGCCAGGATTCTTACTGGTATTATTAGGACTTCCGGTGTACTATTTTATCAACCGTAAAAAGATAGATCAATAG
- a CDS encoding GPW/gp25 family protein, with product MDTPNYRMPFVPSTLMTEGGSIDTCDMGESIAHNIMLLITTKKGENRYDENYGNDVWNLEFDNGVTSAIWENVFVKSLRRQILEYEPRIVQPQIDANIQFVEHSYDTKEHTEIKKKVRIAINAKMEETGERFSFSTELFLSPMSID from the coding sequence ATGGATACACCAAATTACAGAATGCCCTTTGTACCGTCCACTCTAATGACAGAAGGGGGAAGTATCGATACCTGCGATATGGGAGAAAGTATTGCTCACAATATTATGTTGCTGATCACCACCAAAAAAGGAGAGAACAGATACGATGAAAACTATGGAAACGATGTTTGGAACCTGGAATTCGATAATGGAGTAACAAGTGCCATCTGGGAAAATGTTTTTGTCAAAAGCCTTAGAAGACAAATTCTTGAGTATGAACCAAGAATTGTACAGCCACAGATTGATGCTAATATCCAATTTGTAGAACACAGTTACGATACCAAAGAACACACCGAAATTAAAAAGAAAGTAAGAATTGCCATCAATGCGAAGATGGAGGAAACAGGAGAACGTTTCAGTTTTTCAACAGAATTGTTCCTGAGCCCGATGTCTATTGATTAA